The Methylobacterium sp. PvR107 genome contains a region encoding:
- a CDS encoding sulfite exporter TauE/SafE family protein has translation MNETLLLILCVGCAGVISGLTGFAFALIASGTLLSIRTPIEATALVLVCSILSQVISILRLRTWPPRGTAFAMILPGLVGAPIGIHLLHDLDPRFIKVAIGGFLMLYSGGVALLRADYRVGFGNRWSDGAIGFLGGVLGGIAGLSGALPTAWSLVRGWEPRTQRAVYQSFTLVMQVWALTILVYLDPLPPELLGDLALALPVVLVSVLAGLSMFARIDQRRFRTLVLALLAAIGLTTTALALPGLLQS, from the coding sequence GTGAACGAGACGCTCCTCCTGATCCTGTGCGTCGGCTGCGCCGGCGTGATCTCGGGCCTAACGGGTTTCGCCTTCGCGCTGATCGCCTCGGGGACCCTGCTGTCGATACGCACGCCCATCGAGGCGACCGCCCTGGTGCTCGTCTGCAGCATCCTCTCGCAGGTGATCTCGATCCTGCGCCTGCGAACCTGGCCGCCGCGGGGCACCGCCTTCGCGATGATCTTGCCCGGCCTCGTCGGCGCGCCGATCGGCATTCACCTGCTGCACGATCTCGATCCCCGCTTCATCAAGGTCGCGATCGGCGGCTTCCTGATGCTCTACAGCGGCGGCGTCGCGCTGCTGCGCGCCGATTACCGGGTTGGATTCGGCAACCGATGGAGCGACGGCGCCATCGGCTTCCTCGGCGGCGTGCTGGGCGGCATCGCCGGACTGTCCGGCGCCCTGCCGACGGCCTGGAGCCTCGTACGCGGCTGGGAACCGCGCACCCAGCGGGCGGTCTACCAATCCTTCACCCTGGTGATGCAGGTCTGGGCTCTGACGATCCTCGTCTACCTCGATCCGCTACCGCCCGAGCTCCTCGGCGATCTCGCCCTGGCGCTGCCGGTGGTGCTGGTGAGCGTACTCGCCGGCCTCTCGATGTTCGCCCGGATCGACCAGCGCCGCTTCCGCACGCTGGTTCTCGCACTGCTGGCCGCGATCGGCCTGACCACGACGGCCCTGGCGCTGCCCGGCCTGCTGCAGAGCTGA
- a CDS encoding UxaA family hydrolase yields the protein MSSHAASGAGRRKPHLLAHSPQDNVAVAVIEGLSANTDAFGVITENDSTFEVAVRHDIPIGHKVALTDLKAGDTAIKYGQDIGKVIKDVAKGEHVHVHNVKTKRW from the coding sequence ATGAGCAGCCACGCCGCGTCCGGCGCGGGGCGCCGCAAGCCGCATCTTCTCGCCCATTCCCCCCAGGACAACGTCGCCGTCGCGGTGATCGAGGGCCTGAGCGCGAACACCGACGCCTTCGGGGTAATCACCGAGAATGACAGCACCTTCGAGGTCGCCGTCCGCCACGACATCCCGATCGGCCACAAGGTCGCGCTCACTGACCTGAAGGCGGGCGACACGGCCATCAAGTACGGCCAGGATATCGGCAAGGTCATCAAGGACGTCGCCAAGGGCGAGCACGTCCACGTCCATAACGTCAAGACGAAGCGCTGGTGA
- a CDS encoding UxaA family hydrolase, which produces MFKEAAQLEHEITTPFVGGAPDQFATQALATKRASQDYKAATFMGWRRENGRVGVRNHVVLLPLDDLSNAACEAVANNVKGTMALPHAYGRLQFGEDLDLHFRTLIGIGSNPNVAAVVVIGIEDQWTNRVVEGIAKTGKPVVGFGIEGHGDIAIVAKASYQAKRFVQWATELQREACPIADLWVSTKCGESDTTTGLASCPTVGNMYDKLIPHGIYGVFGETSEITGAEHLCRERAISPDIADKWYTMWKAYQDDVIEAHKTDDLSDSQPTKGNIAGGLTTIEEKALGNLEKIGHECRFIDALQPSEAPAKGPGLYFMDTSSAAAECVTLMAAAGYVVHTFPTGQGNVIGNPIVPVIKITGNPRTVRTMGEHIDVDVSGVLSREMTIPQAGDALIDMVVRTANGRLTAAESLGHREFVMTKLYRSA; this is translated from the coding sequence ATGTTCAAGGAAGCCGCTCAACTCGAACACGAGATCACCACCCCCTTCGTCGGCGGTGCGCCCGATCAGTTCGCCACCCAGGCGCTCGCGACCAAGCGCGCCTCGCAGGACTACAAGGCCGCCACCTTCATGGGCTGGCGCCGGGAGAACGGCCGGGTCGGCGTGCGCAACCACGTCGTGCTCCTGCCGCTGGACGATCTGTCCAACGCTGCCTGCGAGGCGGTCGCCAACAACGTGAAGGGCACGATGGCGCTGCCCCACGCCTACGGCCGGCTCCAGTTCGGCGAGGATCTGGACCTCCACTTCCGCACCCTGATCGGCATCGGCTCGAACCCGAACGTCGCCGCCGTGGTGGTGATCGGCATCGAGGATCAGTGGACCAACCGCGTGGTCGAGGGCATCGCCAAGACCGGCAAGCCGGTCGTCGGCTTCGGCATCGAGGGCCATGGCGACATCGCGATCGTCGCCAAGGCGAGTTACCAGGCCAAGCGCTTCGTGCAATGGGCCACCGAACTCCAGCGCGAGGCGTGCCCAATCGCCGACCTCTGGGTCTCGACCAAGTGCGGCGAGTCCGACACGACCACCGGCCTCGCCTCCTGCCCCACCGTGGGCAACATGTACGACAAGCTGATCCCGCACGGGATCTACGGGGTGTTCGGCGAGACGTCGGAGATCACCGGCGCCGAGCACCTCTGTCGCGAGCGGGCGATCAGCCCGGACATCGCCGACAAGTGGTACACGATGTGGAAGGCCTACCAGGACGACGTGATCGAGGCTCACAAGACCGACGACCTGTCCGACTCGCAGCCCACCAAGGGCAACATCGCGGGCGGCCTGACGACGATCGAGGAGAAGGCGCTCGGCAACCTCGAGAAGATCGGCCACGAGTGCCGGTTCATCGACGCGCTGCAACCCTCGGAGGCCCCCGCCAAGGGACCCGGCCTCTACTTCATGGACACGTCCTCGGCGGCGGCCGAATGCGTGACCCTGATGGCGGCGGCCGGCTACGTGGTCCACACGTTCCCGACCGGCCAGGGCAACGTGATCGGCAACCCGATCGTCCCGGTGATCAAGATCACCGGCAATCCCCGCACCGTGCGCACCATGGGCGAACACATCGACGTCGACGTCTCCGGCGTGCTCAGCCGCGAGATGACGATCCCGCAGGCCGGCGACGCCCTCATCGACATGGTGGTGCGCACCGCCAACGGCCGGCTCACGGCGGCCGAGTCCCTCGGCCACCGGGAATTCGTGATGACGAAGCTCTACCGCAGCGCCTGA
- a CDS encoding cation:dicarboxylate symporter family transporter → MRLLRSIYGQVLLGIALGIAVGVVAPDFAVGCKILGDMFINLIKMIVAPVIFCTVVVGIAHVGDMKSVGRMGLKTILYFEVATTVALAAGLLFVNLLRPGDGVNATVDSLDAKLVAGIAGKAHAQSPMEIVANIIPHSAVDAFAKGDLIQVMFFSVLVGMGLAMLGRRGEFPLKVVHAFGDVLMKVVGLIMHFAPVGAFGAMAFTIGKFGLGILAQYGMLIVSLYLTFIVFIAVFLGGVMRFYVGLSLWKLFRYSREELFILLGTTSTESVLPRIMAKLNGLGVDKSVTGLVMPAGLSFNMDGSCIYLTMAIGFIAQALNVPLTWEQEFGILAIALVTSKGVAGVAGAILFVLAATLQASQLLPVAGIALIIGVDRILNELRCVTNAIGNMVATLVIARWEGKIDLAHARAVLDGRITPNLDLLDDEDAVADAIPAREPAAAFRRPLPAAVPAT, encoded by the coding sequence ATGAGGTTGCTTCGGTCGATCTACGGCCAGGTCCTGCTTGGCATCGCGCTGGGCATCGCGGTCGGGGTGGTGGCCCCCGATTTCGCCGTCGGCTGCAAGATCCTCGGCGACATGTTCATCAACCTGATCAAGATGATCGTCGCCCCCGTCATCTTCTGCACGGTCGTGGTCGGCATCGCGCATGTCGGCGACATGAAGAGCGTCGGCCGTATGGGCCTGAAGACCATCCTGTACTTCGAGGTCGCAACCACGGTGGCGCTCGCCGCCGGCCTCCTGTTCGTCAACCTGCTGCGGCCGGGCGACGGCGTTAACGCCACGGTCGACAGCCTCGACGCCAAGCTGGTCGCCGGCATCGCCGGCAAGGCTCACGCGCAGTCGCCCATGGAGATCGTCGCCAACATCATCCCGCACAGCGCGGTCGACGCCTTCGCCAAGGGCGACCTGATCCAGGTGATGTTTTTCTCGGTGCTCGTCGGCATGGGGCTCGCGATGCTGGGCCGGCGCGGCGAGTTCCCGCTCAAGGTGGTCCACGCCTTCGGCGACGTGCTGATGAAGGTCGTCGGCCTGATCATGCACTTCGCGCCCGTCGGCGCCTTCGGGGCGATGGCCTTCACCATCGGCAAGTTCGGGCTCGGCATCCTCGCCCAGTACGGGATGCTGATCGTCTCGCTCTACCTGACCTTCATCGTGTTCATCGCCGTCTTCCTCGGCGGCGTGATGCGCTTCTACGTCGGCCTGAGCCTGTGGAAGCTGTTCCGCTACAGCCGCGAGGAGCTGTTCATCCTGCTCGGCACCACGAGCACGGAATCGGTGCTGCCGCGGATCATGGCCAAGCTCAACGGGCTCGGGGTCGACAAGAGCGTCACCGGCCTCGTGATGCCGGCCGGCCTGTCCTTCAACATGGACGGCTCGTGCATCTACCTGACCATGGCGATCGGCTTCATCGCTCAGGCCCTCAACGTGCCGCTGACCTGGGAGCAGGAGTTCGGCATCCTGGCGATCGCGCTGGTGACCTCGAAGGGCGTGGCGGGCGTAGCCGGCGCCATCCTGTTCGTGCTCGCGGCGACCCTCCAGGCCTCGCAGCTCCTGCCGGTGGCGGGCATCGCCTTGATCATCGGGGTGGACCGCATCCTGAACGAGCTGCGCTGCGTGACCAACGCGATCGGCAACATGGTGGCGACCCTCGTGATCGCCCGCTGGGAGGGCAAGATCGACCTCGCCCACGCCCGGGCGGTGCTCGACGGCCGCATCACCCCGAACCTCGACCTCCTCGACGACGAAGACGCGGTGGCGGACGCGATCCCCGCCCGCGAGCCGGCGGCGGCCTTCCGCCGCCCCCTCCCCGCTGCCGTGCCGGCGACCTGA
- a CDS encoding NAD(P)-dependent oxidoreductase, translated as MPKVIISEFMDEAAIAAELTGLDVQYDPGLVDRPGDLAAAVARADALIVRNRTQVRGALLDAARDLKVVGRLGVGLDNIDVPACRARGVAVYPATGANDGAVAEYVVATAMLLLRGAYGASAAVAAGAWPRNALMGREIADKRLGLVGFGSIARETARRAAALGMAVAAHDPFVAADDPAWNSASGPVQRLALDALIAGSDLLSLHVPLTEETRGLIDAAALARMPKGAILINAARGGVVDEAALAASLRSGHLGGAALDVFEREPLDAASGTVFADVPNLILTPHIAGVTQESNVRVSAVTAAAVRRHLTER; from the coding sequence ATGCCCAAGGTCATCATCAGCGAGTTCATGGACGAGGCGGCGATCGCGGCCGAGCTCACCGGCCTCGACGTGCAGTACGACCCGGGCCTCGTCGACCGGCCCGGGGACCTCGCCGCCGCCGTGGCGCGGGCCGACGCCCTGATCGTGCGCAACCGGACCCAGGTCCGCGGCGCCCTGCTCGACGCCGCCCGCGACCTCAAGGTCGTCGGCCGCCTCGGCGTCGGCCTCGACAACATCGACGTCCCGGCCTGCCGGGCGCGCGGCGTCGCGGTCTACCCGGCCACCGGCGCCAACGACGGCGCGGTCGCCGAGTACGTGGTCGCCACCGCGATGCTGCTCCTGCGCGGCGCCTATGGGGCGAGCGCCGCCGTCGCCGCCGGCGCGTGGCCGCGCAACGCCCTGATGGGCCGGGAGATCGCCGACAAGCGCCTCGGCCTCGTCGGCTTTGGGTCGATCGCCCGGGAGACCGCCCGCCGGGCAGCGGCGCTCGGCATGGCGGTCGCCGCCCACGACCCCTTCGTGGCCGCGGACGATCCGGCCTGGAACTCGGCTTCCGGCCCGGTGCAGCGCTTGGCGCTCGACGCGCTGATCGCCGGGAGCGACCTGCTCTCGTTGCACGTGCCGCTCACCGAGGAGACCCGCGGCCTGATCGACGCGGCGGCGCTGGCCCGGATGCCCAAGGGCGCGATCCTGATCAACGCGGCCCGGGGCGGCGTGGTCGACGAGGCGGCGCTGGCCGCGTCGCTGCGGTCCGGCCATCTCGGCGGCGCGGCGCTGGACGTGTTCGAGCGCGAGCCCCTCGACGCGGCTTCCGGCACCGTTTTCGCCGACGTGCCGAACCTGATCCTCACGCCGCACATCGCCGGCGTGACGCAGGAATCGAACGTGCGCGTCTCCGCCGTCACCGCCGCGGCCGTGCGTCGCCACCTCACGGAGCGCTGA
- a CDS encoding Ldh family oxidoreductase, producing the protein MPNLTLPEAEALAADALVRCGTAEAAARSVARALVGAEADGLKGHGLSRVAPYAAQVRAGKVVGDAVPRAERPRPGLLAIDAAHGFAYPAIDLALEALPGLARQQGVAAAGIRRSHHCGAAGRPVEALAEQGCVALLFANTPAAMAPWGGRQAVFGTNPLAFACPLPGRAPIVVDLALSKVARANIVGAAKRGEAIPEGWALDAEGHPTTDAKAALDGTMVPLGDAKGTALALMVELLAAGLVGARFAGEASSFLDAAGDPPGTGQLILVLDAAALSPDAPERFAALAGAIETQDGARLPGSRRLGLRRRAAEAGLDVAEALVAEIRAL; encoded by the coding sequence ATGCCGAACCTGACCCTCCCGGAAGCCGAGGCCCTCGCCGCCGACGCCCTCGTCCGCTGCGGAACGGCCGAGGCCGCGGCCCGGAGCGTCGCCCGCGCGCTGGTCGGCGCCGAGGCGGACGGGCTCAAGGGCCACGGCCTGTCGCGGGTCGCGCCCTACGCGGCGCAGGTCCGTGCCGGTAAGGTCGTGGGCGACGCGGTCCCGCGGGCGGAGCGCCCGCGGCCGGGCCTGCTCGCGATCGACGCCGCCCACGGCTTCGCCTACCCGGCGATCGACCTCGCCCTGGAGGCGCTGCCCGGCCTCGCCCGGCAGCAGGGCGTGGCGGCCGCCGGCATCCGCCGCTCGCACCATTGCGGCGCGGCTGGCCGCCCGGTGGAGGCCCTGGCCGAGCAGGGCTGCGTCGCCCTGCTCTTCGCCAACACGCCCGCCGCGATGGCCCCCTGGGGCGGACGTCAGGCGGTGTTCGGCACCAACCCGTTGGCCTTCGCCTGCCCGCTGCCGGGCCGCGCGCCGATCGTGGTCGACCTCGCCCTGTCGAAGGTGGCCCGCGCCAACATCGTCGGGGCGGCCAAGCGCGGCGAGGCCATCCCCGAAGGCTGGGCGCTCGACGCGGAGGGACACCCGACGACCGATGCCAAGGCGGCCCTCGACGGCACGATGGTGCCGCTGGGCGACGCCAAGGGTACGGCGCTCGCCCTGATGGTGGAACTGCTCGCCGCCGGCCTCGTCGGCGCGCGCTTCGCTGGCGAGGCCTCCTCGTTCCTCGACGCCGCGGGAGACCCGCCGGGCACCGGGCAGCTGATCCTCGTCCTCGACGCGGCGGCGCTCAGCCCTGACGCTCCGGAACGCTTCGCCGCGCTGGCCGGCGCGATCGAGACGCAGGACGGCGCCCGGCTCCCGGGCAGCCGCCGGCTCGGGCTCCGGCGCCGGGCCGCCGAGGCGGGGCTCGACGTGGCCGAAGCTCTCGTGGCCGAGATCAGGGCGCTGTGA